In Paenibacillus sonchi, a single genomic region encodes these proteins:
- a CDS encoding DUF6492 family protein encodes MSAISGLTNSGPAIDVLIPAIEKDLATLPHVIDSLRRYVRHPISNIYIVSPNSSKIRSLCARKSCIFVDETRVLPFTKKDIRYSSARWNRSGWLYQQLLKMNGDHICRESYFLVIDADTVLIRPHRFRSGNSSIFYCRSWSQPEYFRTYRKLMGTRPPAPRSFVTHYMLFEKAKLAGLKRKIEDRHGMSWHAAIIRSIDKKKQFGFSEYETYANYVYSGDSSSVILKTAHNKSLKSSFASLGKAQTLRLARTFRSLSFHQRKGYSTPARH; translated from the coding sequence ATGTCAGCAATATCAGGCTTAACGAACAGCGGGCCGGCAATCGATGTCCTGATCCCGGCCATTGAAAAAGATCTGGCAACCCTCCCTCATGTGATAGACAGCCTTCGCCGCTATGTCCGCCATCCGATCAGCAATATTTACATTGTCTCGCCGAACAGCAGCAAAATCAGGTCTCTGTGCGCACGGAAAAGCTGTATCTTTGTCGACGAAACCCGTGTGCTGCCGTTTACCAAAAAGGACATCCGTTATTCCTCCGCCCGGTGGAACCGGTCAGGCTGGCTGTATCAGCAGCTGCTGAAGATGAACGGGGATCATATCTGCCGGGAGAGCTATTTTCTGGTTATTGATGCCGATACTGTACTGATCCGTCCCCACCGTTTCCGTTCCGGGAACAGCAGCATTTTCTACTGCCGCAGCTGGAGCCAGCCGGAATATTTCCGCACCTACCGGAAGCTGATGGGTACCCGGCCGCCCGCTCCCAGATCATTTGTCACCCATTACATGCTGTTTGAGAAGGCAAAGCTGGCCGGATTAAAACGAAAAATCGAAGACCGCCACGGCATGTCCTGGCACGCCGCCATTATCCGCAGTATCGACAAGAAGAAGCAGTTTGGCTTCTCAGAGTACGAAACCTACGCCAATTATGTGTACAGCGGAGACAGCAGCTCTGTAATTTTGAAGACTGCCCATAATAAATCGCTGAAAAGCTCATTTGCGTCTCTGGGGAAAGCGCAGACTCTGCGGCTTGCCCGCACGTTCCGTTCACTTTCCTTCCATCAGCGCAAAGGATACTCCACTCCAGCCAGGCACTAA
- a CDS encoding sugar phosphate nucleotidyltransferase: MHTILLCGGSGQRLWPLSGRIRSKMFLELLPAPDGGKESMIGRVCRQLDHAGLGASALFVAHEDQLALTRRHTRNRYPVIGEPHKRGTFTAAALGALYLHSAGKAKPEDTLCVAPADMYTDDAFFDCFHRFPDILADSQAELVLLGTRPTHPSDQYGYIIPGSAGPGAYAPVLSFQEKPDSARAVELIQQQALWNCGIFAFRLSFMLSHLERMGLPAEPAAFTDLYPGFPVRSFDQEVAERSRKAVVLRHEGEWRDLGSWDAMTARLTDPVIGEGGIWGSSRDTHIVNDLGIPLHVIGVSGIIAAGSPEGILIAGKGEANAIKDILQQAAEEPRYGETGWGSYTVLDRTFSGPELILTLALSLLPGHDLPELQCQHTGKSWVIVSGQGEIMLNGLPAAVQTGGIFTIARGDSHGIRAFTALKLIEIRTCGQDDEQKIYS; this comes from the coding sequence GTGCATACCATTCTTCTATGCGGCGGTTCCGGCCAGCGGCTGTGGCCGCTGTCGGGCCGCATCCGTTCCAAAATGTTTCTGGAGCTGCTTCCCGCACCGGATGGGGGCAAGGAGTCCATGATCGGGCGGGTATGCCGCCAATTGGATCATGCCGGTCTCGGTGCATCGGCATTGTTCGTCGCACATGAGGATCAGCTGGCCCTGACGCGGCGGCACACCCGGAACCGGTATCCGGTGATTGGAGAGCCCCACAAACGGGGCACATTCACAGCAGCCGCGCTCGGGGCGCTCTATTTGCATTCCGCAGGAAAAGCCAAACCGGAAGACACGTTATGTGTCGCTCCAGCCGATATGTACACGGATGATGCCTTCTTCGATTGTTTTCACCGGTTCCCAGACATTCTGGCCGATTCACAGGCCGAACTTGTCCTGCTTGGGACAAGGCCCACTCACCCTTCGGACCAGTACGGCTATATCATCCCGGGGAGCGCTGGACCGGGAGCCTATGCCCCCGTCCTGTCGTTTCAGGAAAAGCCGGACAGCGCCAGGGCCGTGGAGCTTATACAGCAGCAGGCATTATGGAACTGCGGCATTTTTGCTTTTCGCCTAAGCTTCATGCTGTCACATTTGGAGCGCATGGGTCTGCCTGCTGAACCCGCTGCATTTACAGATCTGTACCCCGGATTCCCGGTCCGCAGCTTCGACCAGGAAGTGGCGGAGCGCAGCCGGAAAGCTGTCGTGCTGAGGCATGAAGGAGAATGGCGCGATTTGGGCAGCTGGGATGCAATGACCGCGCGCCTGACCGATCCGGTAATTGGGGAAGGCGGGATTTGGGGCAGCTCCCGGGATACTCATATTGTTAACGACCTGGGGATTCCGCTGCATGTGATCGGGGTATCCGGCATTATCGCTGCAGGAAGTCCAGAGGGCATTCTGATTGCCGGCAAAGGGGAAGCAAATGCCATCAAAGATATCCTGCAACAGGCTGCAGAGGAACCGAGGTATGGGGAAACCGGATGGGGAAGCTATACCGTCCTCGACCGGACCTTCAGCGGACCGGAGCTTATTCTGACCCTTGCCTTATCCCTGCTGCCGGGCCATGACCTGCCTGAATTGCAATGTCAGCATACCGGCAAAAGCTGGGTCATCGTGTCCGGTCAAGGAGAAATCATGCTGAACGGGCTGCCCGCTGCGGTACAGACCGGCGGAATCTTTACAATCGCCAGAGGAGACAGTCATGGGATTAGGGCTTTTACTGCCCTGAAGCTGATAGAGATCAGAACTTGCGGACAAGATGATGAGCAAAAGATCTACAGCTAA
- a CDS encoding YheC/YheD family protein, with the protein MKANTANLVQSKWVKTKLLLRSNAVRPFIPDTRKFSRRNLEEMIRSYGMVYVKPERGTYGNGVIRAERGEHKGYTYQYEETVRHFDTFEAFHKSLAQKTGKRSYLIQKGIHLLKHNRRRFDIRVMVQLSPKGVWEATGIIGRLGHPRKIVTNYHSGGRPMAIETLLSTHLTRQQLAHLTGELDLLGTRMAAHMQKTYPRIRKIGVDVGLDRSLTPWVIEVNMNPDPYIFNQLKDKSMYRKVMKYRRYWMEK; encoded by the coding sequence GTGAAGGCAAACACAGCTAACTTAGTGCAGAGCAAATGGGTGAAGACAAAGCTGCTGCTGCGCAGCAATGCGGTCAGACCTTTTATCCCGGATACCCGGAAATTCTCCAGACGCAATCTGGAGGAGATGATTCGCAGCTATGGAATGGTCTATGTCAAGCCCGAACGGGGAACCTATGGCAACGGGGTTATACGGGCCGAGCGGGGGGAGCACAAGGGCTACACGTACCAGTATGAGGAAACGGTCCGCCATTTTGATACCTTTGAAGCCTTTCACAAAAGCCTGGCCCAAAAAACAGGCAAAAGAAGTTATTTGATTCAGAAAGGCATCCACCTGCTGAAGCATAACCGCCGCCGCTTTGATATCCGGGTGATGGTGCAGCTAAGCCCGAAGGGAGTCTGGGAAGCTACCGGAATCATCGGACGGCTGGGCCATCCGCGCAAAATTGTTACGAATTACCACAGCGGCGGCAGGCCGATGGCGATTGAAACCCTGCTCTCGACCCATCTGACCCGCCAACAGCTTGCACATCTGACCGGGGAATTGGATCTGCTTGGCACCCGCATGGCGGCCCATATGCAGAAAACCTATCCCCGCATCCGCAAAATCGGCGTAGATGTCGGCCTGGACCGGTCACTGACACCTTGGGTAATTGAAGTGAATATGAACCCCGACCCTTATATCTTCAATCAGCTGAAGGATAAATCCATGTACAGGAAGGTTATGAAATACCGGCGTTATTGGATGGAAAAGTAA
- the sbnA gene encoding 2,3-diaminopropionate biosynthesis protein SbnA: protein MISNEAADAAEQEAAMMLLDKLQDKVLEVIEYFPWYKGLMGGETTDYKLQNLPLLTAEILETHYYTVSADPSLAVYRTSGTSSGRRKAIFYSEEDEKHYVDIKTKLFGELIAGSGCTRAMADMGTGHAADTALTIFERLGLEKSAIPFELPVEQHIERIQAFKPDLLYTMPSILDHIVYASDNPRAFGLRKIILVGEIATPEWQRNMARLFGIDPRDITDTYGSIEIGTIAYYSHDLGRYIFADGIYAEGIGTQELGGELRPLGTDESILVLTSSVRKMLPAVRFVTYDVIRDFRSVMVGGVMKQSFGSIVKRVGRELKHGEKISLYDIEQVVYRHLEDAIIRVQVRNNALTVSVKSKSADHTILPVIRDEIRDCIPEIGMMIRGHLLKEIEVILAAGDEPLESGQVKNKKLYYQQQKDRAGINLSGGILAAIGNTPLIRLGNLFRNSGFEVYAKMELLNPGGSAKDRPALRMIQEAWKAGEIGPGTSIIESSSGNMAISLAMICKYLGMRFISVVDPRTTGTNLQILKALDAKIDVVAEPDPDTGEFLPARLKRVQQLLAELPGSCWLNQYGNPNNYLSHYHTTMKEIVTALDRIDYLFCSVSTCGTIRGLAEYARDHGLKTRIVAVDAEGSAIFGGNKSRRRFPGLGAGIVPPFCRTYLIDRIVHVTDSEIVAGCRALAQNESVLAGASSGGIIAAVKHMEQEIAPGSVCGVIVHDKGERYLDTVYSDSWVQNQFGHSER from the coding sequence GTGATATCTAATGAGGCTGCAGATGCGGCGGAGCAGGAGGCGGCTATGATGCTGCTGGACAAATTGCAGGATAAGGTGCTTGAAGTGATTGAATATTTTCCTTGGTACAAAGGGCTGATGGGTGGTGAGACAACGGATTATAAGCTGCAGAACCTCCCGCTGCTGACGGCGGAAATTCTTGAAACCCATTATTATACAGTTTCTGCCGATCCTTCTCTGGCTGTATACAGGACATCGGGCACAAGCTCAGGCCGCAGAAAGGCGATATTCTACTCAGAGGAAGACGAGAAGCACTATGTTGACATCAAAACGAAGCTGTTCGGGGAGCTGATTGCAGGAAGCGGATGTACCAGAGCGATGGCGGACATGGGTACCGGACATGCAGCGGACACGGCCCTAACCATTTTTGAACGGCTGGGGCTGGAAAAGAGTGCGATCCCCTTTGAGCTGCCGGTTGAACAGCATATTGAACGGATTCAGGCTTTTAAGCCTGACCTGTTGTACACGATGCCCTCCATCCTTGACCATATCGTATATGCCAGCGACAATCCGCGTGCCTTTGGTCTCCGCAAAATCATTCTGGTCGGGGAAATCGCCACGCCCGAGTGGCAGCGGAATATGGCCCGCCTGTTCGGTATCGATCCGCGCGACATCACCGATACGTATGGTTCCATTGAAATCGGCACCATCGCCTATTACTCCCATGATCTGGGCAGGTATATTTTTGCTGACGGCATTTATGCGGAAGGGATCGGGACACAGGAGTTAGGCGGGGAATTGAGGCCGCTGGGAACAGATGAAAGCATCCTGGTCCTTACCTCCAGCGTCCGCAAGATGCTGCCTGCGGTCCGGTTCGTTACTTATGACGTGATCAGGGACTTCAGGTCCGTGATGGTTGGGGGAGTAATGAAGCAGAGCTTTGGTTCTATCGTCAAACGGGTGGGCCGGGAGCTGAAGCACGGGGAAAAAATCAGCCTGTACGATATCGAACAGGTGGTATACCGCCATCTTGAGGACGCAATCATCCGGGTTCAAGTAAGGAATAATGCGCTGACCGTATCTGTCAAAAGCAAATCTGCAGATCACACTATCCTTCCGGTCATCCGGGACGAGATCAGAGACTGCATTCCGGAAATCGGCATGATGATCAGGGGCCATCTGCTGAAGGAGATTGAGGTTATTCTGGCAGCCGGAGACGAACCGCTGGAGAGCGGGCAGGTGAAGAACAAAAAGTTATATTACCAGCAGCAGAAGGACAGGGCAGGGATCAACCTCAGCGGCGGCATTTTGGCGGCCATCGGAAATACGCCCTTAATCAGGCTGGGCAACCTGTTCCGGAACAGCGGGTTTGAGGTCTATGCCAAAATGGAGCTGCTGAACCCCGGAGGAAGCGCGAAGGACCGCCCTGCCCTGCGGATGATCCAGGAGGCTTGGAAGGCCGGAGAAATCGGGCCGGGCACTTCCATCATTGAATCAAGCTCGGGAAATATGGCGATCAGCCTGGCCATGATCTGCAAATATCTGGGGATGCGGTTTATTAGTGTTGTAGACCCTCGGACAACCGGGACGAATCTTCAAATCCTTAAAGCACTGGATGCCAAAATAGATGTTGTGGCCGAGCCCGACCCGGACACAGGCGAGTTTTTGCCTGCCCGGCTGAAACGTGTGCAGCAGCTCCTGGCAGAGCTGCCGGGCAGCTGCTGGCTGAACCAGTATGGTAATCCGAATAATTATTTGTCCCACTACCACACGACAATGAAAGAAATCGTAACTGCACTTGACCGGATCGATTATTTGTTTTGCAGCGTCAGTACATGCGGCACCATCCGCGGCCTTGCAGAATATGCAAGGGATCATGGCCTGAAGACCAGGATTGTGGCCGTTGACGCGGAAGGCAGCGCCATTTTTGGCGGGAATAAGAGCCGGCGGCGGTTCCCGGGACTTGGTGCCGGAATCGTGCCGCCCTTTTGCAGAACATATCTGATTGACCGGATCGTACATGTCACGGACTCCGAGATCGTTGCAGGCTGCCGGGCACTCGCACAGAACGAATCGGTCCTGGCCGGCGCATCCTCCGGGGGAATTATTGCCGCAGTGAAGCATATGGAGCAGGAAATAGCTCCGGGATCTGTCTGCGGGGTGATTGTGCATGACAAAGGAGAACGGTACCTCGATACCGTGTACTCCGATTCATGGGTGCAGAACCAGTTCGGCCATAGCGAAAGATAA